The genomic DNA GGGCGATCGCTCACCAGCGATCCTCTATTCTTAAGTAAGCCTGCGACCGAGTGAATTTGAGTCACTTCGAGAGCTTCGTCAAAGCTTAATGGCGGTAATATCCCTGGTAAGCGCCGCGCTAGCATCGTCTTCCCACTTCCCGGTGGCCCGACAAATACTAAGTTATGTCCACCCGCCGCCGCAATTTCTAGGGCACGGCGGGCAAAACTTTGTCCTTTTACATCTTTTAAGTCTGCACTGCTGAAGTGGGTTTTGGCTAACTCTTCTCTACCATCCACCTGCACTGGCGAATAACGCTCTGGCTCATTTAGAAAATCAGCCACTTGAGACAGATTTTTGAACCCGTAGACTGCTAGACCTTTGACAACTGCTGCTTCCCGCGCATTATTAGCGGGAACAACTAAACCTGCAATTCCCATCCGTTGGGCAGCAGCGGCAATTGGCAGCACACCAGCAACCGGACGCAGACTCCCATCTAGGGAAACTTCCCCTAAGAATAAGTAATCTCCTAATAACTGGGCACTCACCTGTTCAGATGCCGCCATAATGCCCACACTGATGGGCAAATCAAAGCTAGGTCCTTCCTTTCGTAAATCTGCCGGGGTCAGATTTACGACAATTTTTTTCATCGGAAAGGCATAACCCGCATTCTTCAGTGCCGCCTTCACCCGTTCCTTTGATTCCTGAACCGCTGTATCTGGCAACCCTACCAGCACAATTCCCGGCAATCCTCCGGATACATCGACTTCAACGCCCACCTTCACAGCATCGATACCGACGATAGATGCACTCCAAACCCTAGCCAGCATTGCAATCCCCCACTCTTATTTGGTGATACTGTTGGTGTTCGCCGTGGTCCAAACCCGTTTTCATTCAGAAAACAAGTTTGTAACAAGTTTTATGAGAAGCCAACCAACAGAATCTTTTATTAGAGTTCCCGCGATCGCGCTTAGCTTTATCGTCGGGGCTTAAAATGGCTGCAAGCACAGCTAATCAACGAAATAACCAAGCAACATGAGTGAAGCCACAGAAACCATCTTCAGCAAGATTATCCGTCGCGAAATCCCCGCAGATATTGTGTATGAGGATGACCTAGCACTTGCCTTTAAAGATATTCAACCCCAAGCCCCCATTCACATCCTCGTGATTCCCAAGCAGCCGATTCCTCAGCTTGCCGATGCCGATTCTCAGGATCGTGACCTGCTGGGTCACTTGTTACTGATTGTTAAGAATGTTGCAGAAAAAGCCGGACTCCAAAACGGCTACCGCGTTGTCATCAACACCGGCTCCGATGGGGGGCAAACCGTACCCCATCTCCATTTGCACATTTTGGGCGGACGCCAGATGAAATGGCCTCCCGGCTGAATCAGGAAGCCAAAAAAATTTTTGTTGAAAAAGCTTTACAAAACTAAATAGATGGGTTAATCTGGGATCAAGGTAGAGAAATCACTACCTCGAACCTCGAAAATTCAAACAAACAAGCACTCATAAGAACATGACCACAACCTTACAAAGACGCGAAAGCGCCAACGTATGGCAACGGTTCTGCGATTGGGTCACATCAACCGACAACCGCCTGTATGTAGGCTGGTTCGGCGT from Coleofasciculus sp. FACHB-1120 includes the following:
- a CDS encoding YifB family Mg chelatase-like AAA ATPase; translation: MLARVWSASIVGIDAVKVGVEVDVSGGLPGIVLVGLPDTAVQESKERVKAALKNAGYAFPMKKIVVNLTPADLRKEGPSFDLPISVGIMAASEQVSAQLLGDYLFLGEVSLDGSLRPVAGVLPIAAAAQRMGIAGLVVPANNAREAAVVKGLAVYGFKNLSQVADFLNEPERYSPVQVDGREELAKTHFSSADLKDVKGQSFARRALEIAAAGGHNLVFVGPPGSGKTMLARRLPGILPPLSFDEALEVTQIHSVAGLLKNRGSLVSDRPYRSPHHSASGPSLVGGGSFPRPGEISLAHRGVLFLDELTEFKRDVLEFLRQPLEDGFVTISRTRQSVMFPAQFTLVASTNPCPCGYYGDTIQACTCSPRQREQYWAKLSGPLMDRIDLQVAVNRLKPEEITQQPTGEDSAPVRERVETARDRAHTRFKADPSVRCNAQMQSGHLRQWCQLDDASRHLLEAAIRKLGLSARASDRILKVARTIADLANDENLKTHHVAEAIQYRTIDRMQ
- a CDS encoding histidine triad nucleotide-binding protein, translating into MSEATETIFSKIIRREIPADIVYEDDLALAFKDIQPQAPIHILVIPKQPIPQLADADSQDRDLLGHLLLIVKNVAEKAGLQNGYRVVINTGSDGGQTVPHLHLHILGGRQMKWPPG